One window of Flavobacterium dauae genomic DNA carries:
- the rplM gene encoding 50S ribosomal protein L13 — translation MESLSYKTVSANKATVQKEWVVVDAEGHNLGRLASKVAMLLRGKYKPSYTPHVDCGDNVIVINAEKINLTGNKLNDKTYIRHTGYPGGQRELTAKVMQQKNPALLVEKAVKGMLPKNKLGAQLFRNLNVNVGSEHKHEAQKPKTVNLNEIK, via the coding sequence GTGGAAAGTTTAAGCTACAAGACAGTATCAGCAAACAAAGCAACTGTTCAGAAAGAATGGGTTGTTGTAGACGCTGAAGGTCATAACTTAGGACGCCTTGCATCAAAAGTAGCAATGTTACTTAGAGGTAAGTACAAACCAAGTTATACACCTCACGTAGACTGTGGTGATAACGTAATTGTTATCAACGCAGAAAAGATCAACTTAACAGGTAACAAGTTGAATGACAAAACGTACATTCGTCACACAGGTTACCCAGGTGGTCAAAGAGAATTAACAGCTAAAGTAATGCAACAAAAAAATCCTGCATTATTGGTAGAAAAAGCTGTAAAAGGAATGTTACCTAAAAACAAATTAGGTGCGCAATTATTCCGTAATTTAAATGTAAATGTTGGTTCAGAGCACAAACACGAGGCTCAAAAACCTAAAACCGTTAATTTAAACGAAATTAAGTAA
- a CDS encoding DNA-3-methyladenine glycosylase I encodes MNQTRCNWVTTDELYIKYHDEEWGKPVYDDKVLFEFLVLESFQAGLSWITILKKRENFRYAFDQFNYKEIATYSDEKIEELMNNAGIVRNRLKILATINNAQRFMEVQKEFGSFSKYIWGFVNHTPIVNTFKTIKEVPATTNISDALAKDLKKRGFKFLGSTVMYAHMQATGMVNDHITSCICYNR; translated from the coding sequence ATGAATCAAACACGCTGCAATTGGGTAACCACCGATGAATTATATATTAAATACCACGATGAAGAATGGGGAAAACCTGTTTATGATGATAAAGTTTTGTTTGAATTTTTAGTATTGGAATCTTTTCAGGCGGGTTTAAGCTGGATTACTATTCTAAAAAAGCGTGAAAATTTTCGCTATGCTTTTGATCAATTCAACTATAAAGAAATAGCTACTTATTCCGATGAAAAAATCGAAGAACTAATGAACAATGCCGGTATTGTTCGCAATCGGTTAAAAATTCTGGCAACAATAAATAATGCACAACGTTTTATGGAAGTCCAGAAAGAATTTGGTAGTTTCTCTAAATATATTTGGGGTTTTGTGAATCATACCCCTATTGTAAATACGTTTAAAACAATAAAAGAAGTACCGGCAACAACCAATATTTCTGACGCACTGGCAAAAGATCTTAAAAAACGTGGTTTTAAATTTTTAGGTTCTACTGTTATGTACGCACATATGCAGGCAACCGGTATGGTTAACGATCACATAACATCGTGTATTTGTTACAATAGGTAA
- the tsf gene encoding translation elongation factor Ts, giving the protein MANITAADVNKLRQVTGAGMMDCKKALVEAEGDFDKAIQILREKGQKVAANRSDRESSEGAAVSFINADNTKGAIITLNCETDFVGKNEAFVALAKELVEKAINFDSKEAFLASQYNDSMTVAEKLIEQTGVIGEKIEIGGFEILEGAFVGTYVHGNKIAALTALSSKIDGAEALTKDISMQVASMGADTLSYKDFDPTFVANETAARIAVIEKDNEELARLGKTLKNVPKYISYAQITDAVLAQAEEDAKAELKAEGKPEQIWDKILPGKIARFISDNTTLDQEKALLDQNFIKDDSKKVADYVKGFGVEIAGFKRVSLG; this is encoded by the coding sequence ATGGCAAATATTACTGCTGCAGACGTAAATAAATTAAGACAAGTTACAGGTGCCGGAATGATGGACTGTAAAAAAGCTTTAGTTGAAGCTGAAGGAGATTTTGATAAAGCAATCCAAATCTTACGTGAAAAAGGACAAAAAGTTGCTGCTAACCGTTCAGACCGTGAGTCTAGCGAAGGTGCTGCTGTTTCTTTTATCAACGCAGATAACACTAAAGGTGCTATTATTACTTTAAACTGCGAAACTGATTTCGTTGGTAAAAACGAAGCATTCGTTGCTTTGGCTAAAGAATTAGTTGAAAAAGCAATCAATTTCGATTCTAAAGAAGCTTTCTTAGCTTCTCAATACAACGATTCAATGACAGTTGCTGAGAAATTAATCGAGCAAACTGGAGTTATTGGTGAGAAAATCGAAATCGGTGGTTTCGAAATCTTAGAAGGTGCTTTCGTTGGAACGTACGTTCACGGAAACAAAATTGCTGCTTTAACAGCTTTATCTTCTAAAATTGATGGTGCAGAAGCGTTAACAAAAGATATTTCTATGCAAGTTGCTTCTATGGGTGCAGATACATTATCTTACAAAGATTTTGATCCTACATTTGTAGCAAACGAAACAGCTGCACGTATTGCTGTAATCGAAAAAGATAACGAAGAATTAGCTCGTTTAGGTAAAACATTAAAAAATGTACCTAAATACATTTCTTATGCTCAAATTACCGATGCTGTTTTAGCACAAGCAGAAGAAGATGCAAAAGCTGAGTTAAAAGCAGAAGGTAAACCAGAGCAAATTTGGGATAAAATTTTACCAGGTAAAATCGCTCGTTTTATTTCTGATAACACTACGTTAGATCAAGAAAAAGCGTTATTAGATCAAAACTTTATTAAAGACGATTCTAAAAAAGTTGCTGATTATGTAAAAGGATTTGGTGTTGAAATCGCTGGTTTCAAACGTGTTTCTTTAGGATAA
- a CDS encoding queuosine precursor transporter produces the protein MKLTKKQTVFVLLGGIFITNAILGELIGGKLINIGPFLMSVGILPWPIVFVATDLINEYFGKEGVKKLTFLTTALVVYSFVILFGAMVIPAASASVVTNEAFTQVFGQSMWIIVASVIAFVCSQLLDASLFTFFKKKTGDKMIWLRSTGSTVISQLFDSFIVSGIAFWLTGKLGFQDYVNMAVTGYSFKLMVAICLTPLIYLGHAVISKYLKNN, from the coding sequence ATGAAATTAACCAAAAAACAAACGGTTTTTGTACTGTTAGGCGGCATTTTTATAACCAATGCTATTTTAGGGGAACTTATTGGAGGTAAACTAATTAACATAGGCCCTTTTTTAATGAGTGTGGGAATTTTGCCTTGGCCTATTGTTTTTGTTGCCACCGATTTAATTAACGAATATTTTGGAAAAGAAGGCGTAAAAAAACTTACCTTTTTAACAACCGCTTTGGTGGTATATAGTTTTGTTATTCTTTTTGGTGCTATGGTGATTCCTGCAGCAAGTGCCTCGGTAGTAACCAACGAAGCGTTTACACAAGTATTTGGACAAAGTATGTGGATTATTGTTGCCAGCGTTATTGCATTTGTTTGTTCGCAGTTGTTAGATGCTTCATTATTTACCTTTTTTAAAAAGAAAACCGGCGATAAAATGATTTGGTTACGCAGCACAGGCTCTACCGTTATTTCGCAGTTGTTCGACAGTTTTATTGTATCGGGTATTGCATTTTGGCTTACCGGTAAACTTGGTTTTCAAGATTATGTAAATATGGCAGTAACGGGCTATTCGTTTAAATTGATGGTAGCTATTTGTTTAACGCCGCTTATTTATTTAGGACACGCAGTTATTTCAAAGTATTTAAAAAATAATTAA
- the aat gene encoding leucyl/phenylalanyl-tRNA--protein transferase yields the protein MYKLTKELYFPNVETAHSSGIVAFGGDLSTERLILAYKSGIFPWFEDGEEITWFAPEERMVLFLNQLKISKSTRNIINRNIFKVTFNTAFKDVITNCQQTKRNGQLGTWITDEMLEAYTKLHELGYAKSIEVWQENELVGGLYGIDLGHIFCGESMFSKVSNASKIAFIHLTNKLKAENCQLIDCQVYNDYLAQLGCEEIPRDLFMQILNKDVKVVYKD from the coding sequence ATGTACAAACTTACCAAAGAACTCTATTTCCCAAATGTTGAAACAGCCCATTCTTCGGGCATTGTGGCTTTTGGCGGCGATTTATCAACCGAACGATTAATTCTTGCCTACAAAAGCGGTATTTTTCCTTGGTTTGAAGACGGAGAAGAAATTACCTGGTTTGCTCCCGAAGAACGAATGGTTTTGTTTTTAAATCAGTTGAAGATATCAAAATCGACCCGAAATATCATCAATAGAAATATCTTTAAAGTAACATTCAATACTGCTTTTAAAGACGTGATTACGAACTGTCAGCAAACAAAACGCAACGGACAATTAGGTACTTGGATTACCGATGAAATGTTGGAAGCCTACACAAAATTACACGAATTGGGTTATGCAAAATCGATTGAAGTGTGGCAAGAAAACGAATTGGTTGGCGGATTATACGGCATTGATTTGGGACATATTTTTTGTGGAGAAAGTATGTTTTCTAAAGTATCAAACGCTTCTAAAATTGCTTTTATACATTTAACCAATAAATTAAAAGCAGAGAATTGTCAGCTTATTGATTGTCAGGTTTATAATGATTATTTGGCACAATTGGGTTGCGAAGAAATTCCGCGCGATTTGTTTATGCAAATTTTAAATAAGGATGTAAAGGTTGTGTATAAAGATTAA
- a CDS encoding T9SS type A sorting domain-containing protein, with the protein MLIFLGLFLPALNAQAQTALPYTQGFEGTHGWTLSNGTAVNQWVVGTAVANGGSQSLYISNDNGVTNNYTNTSTSVVHAYKDFALTPTAQEISLEFDWRALAESCCDYLRVWLVPTSFTPTVGSQIGGATDRIDLFGNLNMDASFKREQLIQDVSAYAALGSFRLVFEWRNDGSVGTMPGGAIDNVSINQVTCYQPIGVSIVKASQTSVDVTVTPNPANSVGVSYEYEVRTSGAQGSGTTGFVTSGSSTTANFTVAGLQSGTIYTIYIRTVCGPTDKSIYSSYQFIHDPTPIPYTQDFEGATHDWELSNGTQTNQWVVGSATSNGGTKGMYISDDNGTSNDYNTSSSSVVHAYKDFAIPANISEITLGFDWRALAESCCDYIRVWLVPSSFIPIAGTQITAASDRIDLFGNLNMDATFKREQLIQDITNFTGSFRIIFEWRNDGSVGTMPGGAIDNIEITPITCSRPIDVQISDVTKDAATVTVTPNPKSATNVTYAYEVRESGNPGSGTTGLATAGTSSTSIFTVNGLQPLIKYKIYVKTICSSTDNSIWTDGTSFNTMCDYPELITAPSVTVCGEQEVDLTAIYDAGTVLWYDKEIGGNLVHTGANFTTPLLTVDTSYWVTAENSSIEAKANIGEGTSTGTTSGTFLFHSWGGYKHQYIFTVAELKAAGLTAGDIKGLEFEIVSQGTANRNDFSISLGTTTQNNATTTHIDNSLLTEVYSNTSETFAVGIHTFTFTTPYFWDGISNLVVQTNWSNQNGGGNSGSIMYHTTSSPMTTETHGDNQSAASFLTTNTGSVNGSGNTGTSNDRPNTVFVTSCNSGRTEVKVTVEPKPAFELSTDMVTSCAGGNSEVVTITTNLGGYDTFVWTPSTGVSGDEVNGWTFNTTQEQEYVLSASQSNGICEHLKTVRVFASEIPQADATLASSYDLCKNEVAELKVLEAIPADATIGMPTTTTSATSEMSAYVYSEVYSKQQYIYSAAELIAQGVTVAGYIDELSFETINSGASLTSTEYTVKMMLTPNTTFGTTNFETGNFVTVFSRTNHPHTFQGLQTMTLDSPFYWDGQSNILIEITQEGGATTGTNNAQTYYNTVAGNNVGIYTTSETDPDPLTGTVTNDRLNVKFGLTQAKVTWSPATNLYLDAATTVQYISGTDAATVYVISSGTMNQIYNATITAPTGCEAAIPVTINVTDVATPVVQNQTFCQTTPVSNIVVTGGTGSTTYNFYDSATATTPVTTVSKTGTYYVEAVQGDCKSTRVAFAVTITTLTMPNAQSTQYSCSSGTVADLVATGTSGAQINWYDSATSTTPLSLTTPLVNNTTYYASQTLGNCESGRIAVLVSVGQGPASLTPQTISVCGALNYGNANLNQIAGSELVWYPSSTSQTPIPNTSSVVTGTYYVSQKINGCESQRAQIIVTAQGSVPAPTATIQNICGSGTVAQLTAQILPNATAEWYSNATSTTPLALTTPLTSGTYYLSQRVSNCISVKVPVAVRITSTSAPAVTPIVLCDGAKVGDIDLPMPSGVSYSWYLNSTSTTALPVTDILKSGYYFVTRVENGCESARTQVQITINSRPNSPTGASPQIFTNYAEISNLVMNEPNVVWYATYEDAMNGNNPLQQNMPMINGSTYYAVVIGTNGCPSLPTPVEVEIVLGVNDFDLSKLNYYPNPTSDLLTINYSETITKVEVFDLNGRLVMTRDFESETVRLDFGTLSSGTYMLNVKTKDSSQFIKIVRK; encoded by the coding sequence ATGTTGATATTTTTAGGTTTGTTTTTACCGGCTTTAAATGCACAAGCACAAACTGCTTTACCTTATACGCAAGGTTTTGAAGGTACGCATGGCTGGACGCTTTCTAACGGAACAGCAGTAAATCAATGGGTCGTAGGTACTGCTGTTGCAAATGGCGGAAGTCAATCATTATATATTTCTAATGACAATGGTGTAACTAATAATTATACAAACACGTCAACAAGTGTTGTTCACGCATATAAAGATTTTGCACTGACACCCACTGCTCAAGAGATTAGCTTAGAATTTGATTGGCGAGCATTAGCAGAAAGTTGTTGTGACTATTTAAGAGTATGGCTCGTGCCAACTTCATTTACCCCCACTGTTGGATCACAAATAGGAGGTGCTACAGATCGCATTGATTTATTTGGCAATCTAAATATGGATGCTTCATTTAAAAGAGAACAGTTAATCCAAGATGTTTCAGCTTATGCAGCTTTGGGGTCTTTTAGATTGGTTTTTGAATGGAGAAACGATGGTTCGGTAGGCACTATGCCAGGCGGTGCTATTGATAATGTATCAATTAATCAAGTAACATGTTATCAACCTATAGGGGTTTCAATCGTTAAAGCTTCACAAACGTCTGTCGATGTTACAGTTACGCCAAATCCAGCAAATTCTGTTGGTGTTAGTTATGAATACGAAGTTAGAACATCAGGTGCCCAAGGTAGCGGTACTACTGGTTTTGTAACTTCAGGAAGTTCAACCACAGCAAACTTCACAGTAGCTGGCTTACAGTCGGGTACCATCTATACTATTTATATAAGAACGGTGTGTGGTCCTACCGATAAAAGTATTTATTCTTCATATCAATTTATACATGACCCTACTCCTATACCTTACACTCAAGACTTTGAAGGAGCAACTCATGATTGGGAACTTTCAAATGGTACACAAACAAATCAGTGGGTAGTTGGAAGTGCCACATCAAATGGCGGAACAAAAGGCATGTACATCTCCGATGATAATGGCACAAGCAATGATTATAACACTTCGTCTTCTTCTGTAGTTCATGCCTATAAAGATTTTGCAATTCCAGCAAATATATCAGAGATTACATTGGGGTTTGATTGGAGGGCACTAGCAGAAAGTTGTTGTGATTATATAAGAGTATGGTTGGTTCCTTCATCATTCATTCCCATAGCTGGCACCCAGATTACAGCAGCTAGTGATAGAATTGATTTATTTGGAAATCTTAATATGGATGCAACTTTTAAAAGAGAACAGCTAATTCAGGATATAACAAATTTCACAGGCTCTTTTCGAATTATTTTTGAATGGAGAAATGATGGTTCGGTTGGTACCATGCCTGGAGGTGCTATAGATAATATAGAAATAACCCCTATAACTTGCAGCAGACCAATTGATGTACAAATATCAGATGTTACAAAAGATGCTGCCACAGTAACTGTAACTCCTAATCCAAAAAGTGCTACAAATGTTACATACGCATATGAAGTTCGGGAATCCGGGAATCCGGGAAGCGGAACTACGGGACTAGCAACAGCAGGAACCTCCTCTACGAGTATCTTCACAGTTAACGGATTACAACCATTAATAAAATATAAGATATACGTAAAAACCATTTGCTCATCTACCGACAATAGTATATGGACAGACGGTACTTCATTTAACACTATGTGTGATTATCCAGAATTAATTACAGCACCAAGTGTTACAGTTTGTGGAGAACAAGAAGTAGATTTAACGGCTATTTATGATGCGGGTACAGTATTATGGTACGATAAAGAAATAGGTGGTAATTTGGTACATACCGGAGCAAACTTTACAACTCCTTTATTAACAGTAGACACCAGTTATTGGGTAACCGCAGAAAACTCATCTATAGAAGCTAAAGCTAATATTGGTGAAGGAACTTCAACAGGTACAACCAGCGGTACTTTTTTATTTCATAGTTGGGGAGGTTATAAACATCAATATATCTTTACAGTAGCTGAGCTTAAAGCAGCAGGACTGACAGCAGGGGACATAAAGGGACTTGAGTTTGAAATTGTTTCACAAGGAACAGCAAACAGAAATGATTTTAGCATTTCGTTAGGAACTACTACACAAAATAATGCAACTACTACTCATATAGACAATAGCCTTTTAACAGAAGTTTACAGTAACACAAGTGAAACATTTGCCGTAGGAATCCACACTTTTACCTTTACCACACCTTATTTCTGGGATGGTATTAGTAATTTGGTAGTACAGACCAATTGGAGCAACCAGAATGGAGGAGGTAATAGCGGATCTATAATGTATCATACTACATCTTCTCCAATGACTACTGAAACTCATGGTGATAATCAATCTGCTGCTTCATTTTTAACAACCAATACAGGTTCTGTTAATGGTAGCGGAAATACAGGTACAAGTAATGACCGCCCAAATACGGTTTTTGTGACTTCTTGTAATTCAGGACGTACAGAAGTTAAAGTAACCGTAGAACCCAAACCTGCCTTTGAATTATCAACCGATATGGTAACTTCATGTGCAGGAGGTAATTCAGAAGTTGTAACCATTACAACCAATTTAGGTGGCTACGATACCTTTGTATGGACACCAAGTACAGGAGTAAGCGGTGATGAAGTAAACGGTTGGACATTCAACACCACACAAGAACAAGAATATGTTTTATCAGCAAGCCAGTCAAACGGTATTTGCGAGCATTTAAAAACAGTTCGTGTTTTTGCAAGCGAAATCCCACAAGCGGATGCAACATTGGCAAGTTCGTATGATTTATGTAAAAACGAAGTAGCCGAACTTAAAGTCCTTGAAGCCATTCCTGCAGATGCAACAATAGGTATGCCTACCACAACAACCAGTGCAACCAGTGAAATGTCGGCATATGTATATAGTGAAGTTTATTCAAAGCAACAATATATCTACAGTGCAGCCGAATTAATTGCCCAAGGAGTTACTGTAGCGGGTTATATAGACGAATTATCTTTCGAAACAATTAATTCCGGAGCGAGTTTAACAAGTACAGAATATACCGTAAAAATGATGTTAACGCCGAATACTACTTTTGGCACTACTAATTTTGAAACAGGAAATTTTGTAACGGTATTTTCAAGAACAAACCATCCGCATACGTTCCAAGGACTTCAAACAATGACCTTAGACAGTCCGTTCTATTGGGATGGTCAATCAAACATATTGATAGAAATTACCCAAGAAGGTGGTGCAACCACAGGAACAAACAATGCACAAACGTATTATAATACTGTTGCAGGAAACAATGTAGGTATCTATACTACAAGCGAAACAGATCCAGATCCGTTAACGGGAACAGTAACTAATGACCGATTAAATGTGAAGTTTGGTTTAACCCAGGCAAAAGTAACATGGAGTCCGGCAACTAATTTATATTTAGATGCTGCAACCACAGTACAATATATCTCTGGTACAGATGCTGCAACCGTTTATGTTATATCAAGTGGAACAATGAATCAAATATATAATGCAACAATAACAGCACCTACAGGTTGTGAAGCTGCAATTCCCGTTACAATAAACGTAACCGATGTAGCAACACCTGTTGTACAAAACCAAACATTTTGCCAAACAACACCTGTAAGCAACATTGTTGTAACAGGCGGAACAGGTTCTACCACGTATAATTTTTACGATTCGGCAACTGCAACTACACCAGTAACCACCGTTTCTAAAACAGGAACGTATTATGTAGAAGCGGTTCAGGGAGATTGTAAATCAACACGTGTAGCTTTTGCTGTAACAATAACAACATTGACAATGCCAAATGCACAGTCAACACAATATTCGTGTAGTAGTGGTACTGTAGCCGATTTAGTTGCTACCGGAACTAGTGGAGCACAAATTAATTGGTATGATTCAGCAACTTCAACAACACCATTGTCATTAACAACACCATTGGTAAACAACACCACTTATTACGCTTCACAAACATTAGGAAATTGTGAATCGGGCAGAATAGCCGTATTGGTAAGTGTAGGTCAAGGACCGGCTTCATTAACTCCTCAAACAATTTCTGTTTGTGGTGCATTGAACTACGGAAATGCAAATCTGAATCAAATTGCCGGTTCAGAACTGGTATGGTATCCTTCATCAACATCACAAACCCCGATACCTAATACCTCATCGGTTGTAACAGGAACCTATTATGTTTCACAAAAAATAAATGGATGTGAATCGCAACGTGCACAAATAATCGTGACAGCCCAAGGCAGTGTTCCGGCACCTACTGCTACTATTCAAAATATATGTGGTAGCGGAACTGTTGCACAATTAACCGCACAGATATTGCCAAATGCTACAGCAGAATGGTACAGCAATGCCACATCAACAACACCGTTGGCATTAACCACACCATTAACAAGCGGAACTTATTATTTATCTCAAAGAGTAAGTAACTGTATCTCTGTAAAAGTACCTGTTGCAGTACGCATAACCAGCACAAGTGCTCCGGCGGTAACACCAATTGTATTATGCGATGGAGCTAAGGTGGGAGATATTGATTTACCGATGCCTTCGGGAGTATCATACAGCTGGTATTTAAACAGTACTTCAACAACAGCTTTACCGGTAACCGACATTTTAAAAAGCGGATACTATTTTGTAACACGTGTTGAAAACGGATGCGAATCGGCACGTACTCAGGTACAGATCACAATTAACAGCCGACCAAACAGTCCAACCGGAGCTTCACCACAAATATTTACGAACTATGCAGAGATAAGCAATCTAGTGATGAACGAACCAAATGTGGTTTGGTACGCAACCTATGAAGATGCAATGAACGGCAACAATCCGTTACAGCAAAACATGCCAATGATAAATGGCAGCACTTATTACGCTGTTGTTATAGGAACTAACGGATGCCCAAGTTTACCAACACCGGTTGAAGTGGAGATTGTTTTAGGAGTAAATGATTTTGATTTAAGCAAATTAAATTACTATCCAAACCCTACAAGCGATTTATTAACGATCAATTACAGTGAAACTATTACTAAAGTTGAAGTGTTTGATTTAAACGGACGTTTGGTAATGACACGTGATTTTGAAAGTGAAACAGTGCGGTTAGATTTTGGTACATTAAGTTCAGGCACTTATATGCTGAACGTAAAAACCAAAGACAGCAGCCAGTTTATTAAAATTGTTAGAAAGTAA
- the rpsI gene encoding 30S ribosomal protein S9 — MAVIHKIGRRKTAVARVYVTEGSGNITVNKKEFATYFPTATLQYKVMQPLSMTENAENFDVKVNVYGGGTTGQAEAVRMAIARAMCEVDAENRAILKPEGLLTRDPRMVERKKFGQKKARKRFQFSKR; from the coding sequence ATGGCAGTTATTCACAAAATCGGTAGAAGAAAAACCGCAGTAGCTCGTGTTTATGTTACAGAAGGTTCTGGTAACATCACAGTGAACAAAAAAGAATTCGCAACTTATTTCCCAACGGCAACGTTACAGTACAAAGTTATGCAACCACTTTCTATGACAGAAAATGCAGAAAACTTTGACGTGAAAGTAAATGTTTACGGTGGTGGAACAACAGGGCAGGCAGAAGCTGTTCGTATGGCTATTGCACGTGCAATGTGTGAAGTTGACGCTGAAAACAGAGCAATCTTAAAACCAGAAGGTTTATTAACGCGTGATCCACGTATGGTTGAGCGTAAGAAATTCGGTCAGAAGAAAGCTCGTAAGAGATTCCAATTCTCTAAACGTTAA
- the rpsB gene encoding 30S ribosomal protein S2: MTNKVEVKELLEAGVHFGHMTRKWDPNMAPYIYMERNGIHIINLYKTAAKIEEANEALKKIAASGRKVLFVATKKQAKDIVAEKAAAANMPYITERWPGGMLTNFVTIRKAVKKMASIDRMKKDGTFMTLSKKERLQVDRLRAKLEKNLGSIADMTRLPAALFVVDIKAEHIAVKEAQKLNIPVFAMVDTNSDPREVDYVIPANDDASKSIDKVLSLVTTAIIEGNSERKSEKEEAVKTEAQPTAQE, from the coding sequence ATGACAAACAAAGTAGAAGTTAAAGAATTACTAGAAGCAGGTGTACACTTTGGACACATGACTAGAAAATGGGATCCAAATATGGCTCCTTACATCTATATGGAGCGTAATGGTATTCACATTATCAATCTATATAAAACAGCAGCTAAGATCGAAGAAGCGAACGAAGCTTTAAAGAAAATAGCAGCATCAGGTCGTAAAGTATTATTCGTAGCGACTAAAAAACAAGCAAAAGATATCGTTGCTGAAAAAGCAGCAGCAGCAAACATGCCTTACATTACTGAGCGTTGGCCAGGTGGTATGTTAACTAACTTCGTTACTATTCGTAAAGCTGTTAAAAAAATGGCTTCTATCGATCGTATGAAGAAAGACGGTACATTTATGACTCTTTCTAAAAAAGAGCGTTTACAAGTTGACCGTTTACGTGCTAAATTAGAAAAGAACTTAGGTTCTATTGCTGATATGACACGTTTACCGGCTGCATTATTTGTAGTTGATATCAAAGCTGAACACATCGCAGTAAAAGAAGCTCAAAAATTAAACATTCCAGTATTTGCAATGGTTGATACAAACTCTGACCCACGCGAGGTTGATTATGTAATTCCAGCAAATGACGATGCTTCTAAATCAATCGATAAAGTATTATCTTTAGTAACTACAGCTATCATTGAAGGAAATTCTGAAAGAAAATCTGAGAAAGAAGAAGCTGTAAAAACTGAAGCACAACCTACTGCACAAGAGTAA